One Streptomyces sp. ML-6 genomic region harbors:
- a CDS encoding protein kinase — MTSSAAAPPAALLHVCTSACRGARSGPGRWLGSVAGHVADRQQSARDFPRSMAVRAHSWHRCGARWRCDGGNDMAAARVRALDTDDPTALGPYRLIGRLASGGMGRIYLARDDQRGGRGLVAVKTLLAEGHVSDIDRRRFAREVKLAQRIDSAYTARVRDSDPDAERPWMAIDYIAAPSLAELTRTCGVLPASAVRWIAAGTAEALVTLHREGIVHRDVKPQNVLLPLDGPRVIDFGISHADDLTRTSLTLGTIAFTSPEQARGEASTAASDVYSLGATLFLLATGRPPYTADGDTLRLLARVQRGELDLGGLPKELVPTIRPCLATDPAERPAPAELLARFRKDQAGMPTTRGGNRWLPPRWTALIGEYAAQGRELTRANRIDPDALTVDQRTSVIPPPNPTRMYTAERERERAAKEHERAERERAEKHAQRERARKERAERERAEKEKAEKARAEKARAEKARAEKTRNARRARATSSASGSTPSSSSTRSEPKPEPAPTPTPAAKKSSNDAWILIPLAILVLFFWRPWETDTTSTSTTGSSYGSSASRSWTPTPTPTPTADATDRAFRSVRSGQCLNAYADGHGNWNSTVPVPVDCDSANAYVHVTRASSTGGTSDPCPSGNGRGRWYHAANDDMNTTLCLSRQFRKGQCFPADLDGNGNADLLVVWSCNSDKVPVAGQSIAQITGYYRAPKSYRGQICPANGGQRYWYWKVDGGKNIVCVSPA; from the coding sequence ATGACCAGCAGCGCCGCCGCTCCCCCGGCGGCGCTGCTGCATGTCTGTACGTCTGCATGTCGCGGGGCGCGGTCCGGGCCGGGCCGGTGGCTGGGTTCGGTGGCCGGGCATGTCGCGGACCGGCAACAGAGTGCCCGGGACTTCCCGCGTTCCATGGCCGTTCGGGCACACTCGTGGCACCGTTGTGGGGCGCGATGGCGGTGCGACGGGGGGAATGACATGGCCGCGGCACGGGTGCGAGCACTGGACACGGACGATCCGACGGCTCTCGGGCCGTACCGGCTGATCGGACGGCTGGCGTCCGGCGGCATGGGACGGATCTATCTGGCCCGCGACGACCAGCGCGGCGGCCGGGGTCTCGTCGCGGTGAAAACACTGCTGGCCGAGGGGCACGTCAGTGACATCGACCGGCGGCGCTTCGCCCGCGAGGTGAAACTCGCCCAGCGCATCGACAGCGCGTACACGGCGCGCGTACGGGACTCCGACCCGGACGCCGAACGGCCCTGGATGGCCATCGACTACATCGCCGCCCCCTCGCTCGCCGAACTCACCCGCACCTGCGGGGTGTTGCCCGCATCGGCGGTGCGATGGATCGCCGCCGGAACGGCCGAGGCGCTGGTCACCCTCCACCGCGAGGGCATCGTCCACCGCGACGTGAAACCGCAGAACGTACTGCTCCCGCTCGACGGCCCCCGGGTCATCGACTTCGGCATCTCGCACGCCGACGACCTCACCCGTACCAGCCTGACTCTGGGCACGATCGCCTTCACCTCGCCCGAACAGGCCCGCGGCGAGGCGTCGACGGCGGCCTCCGACGTGTACTCGCTGGGCGCCACGCTGTTCCTGCTCGCCACCGGACGCCCGCCCTACACCGCGGACGGCGACACCCTGCGCCTGCTCGCCCGCGTCCAGCGCGGCGAACTCGACCTCGGCGGACTGCCCAAGGAACTCGTACCGACGATCCGCCCCTGCCTGGCCACCGACCCCGCCGAACGCCCCGCACCCGCCGAACTGCTTGCCCGGTTCCGCAAGGACCAGGCCGGGATGCCCACCACGCGCGGCGGGAACCGCTGGCTGCCGCCGCGCTGGACGGCACTGATCGGGGAGTACGCGGCCCAGGGCCGGGAGTTGACCCGCGCGAACCGGATCGACCCGGACGCCCTGACCGTGGACCAGCGCACGAGCGTGATACCACCGCCGAACCCCACCCGGATGTACACGGCGGAACGCGAACGGGAGCGCGCCGCTAAGGAGCACGAACGCGCCGAACGCGAGCGCGCCGAGAAGCATGCGCAGCGCGAACGCGCGCGGAAGGAACGGGCGGAGAGAGAACGCGCGGAGAAGGAGAAGGCCGAAAAGGCGCGGGCCGAGAAGGCGCGGGCCGAAAAGGCGCGGGCTGAGAAGACGCGGAACGCACGGCGCGCCCGCGCCACGTCGTCCGCCTCGGGCTCGACCCCGTCGTCGTCCTCGACCCGCTCCGAGCCCAAGCCCGAACCCGCACCGACACCCACGCCGGCGGCGAAGAAGTCCTCCAACGACGCCTGGATACTCATCCCGCTCGCCATTCTCGTCCTCTTCTTCTGGCGGCCCTGGGAAACGGACACCACCAGCACCTCGACCACCGGCAGTTCCTACGGTTCCTCGGCGAGCCGGAGTTGGACGCCGACGCCGACGCCCACCCCGACCGCCGACGCCACGGACCGGGCGTTCCGGTCCGTACGCAGCGGTCAGTGCCTCAACGCCTACGCCGACGGGCACGGGAACTGGAACTCCACCGTGCCCGTCCCGGTCGACTGCGACTCCGCCAACGCGTACGTCCACGTCACCCGCGCCTCCTCGACCGGCGGCACCTCCGACCCCTGCCCGTCGGGGAACGGTCGCGGCAGGTGGTACCACGCCGCGAACGACGACATGAACACAACGCTGTGCCTGAGCCGTCAGTTCCGCAAGGGCCAGTGCTTCCCCGCCGACCTCGACGGCAACGGCAACGCCGATCTGCTGGTGGTCTGGAGCTGCAACTCGGACAAGGTGCCCGTCGCGGGCCAGTCGATCGCACAGATCACCGGTTACTACCGGGCGCCCAAGTCGTACCGCGGTCAGATCTGCCCGGCGAACGGCGGGCAGCGCTATTGGTACTGGAAGGTGGACGGCGGCAAGAACATCGTCTGCGTCAGCCCGGCCTGA
- a CDS encoding glycoside hydrolase family 18 protein, translating to MRRRYNRPFAGIATAVLAAGALTATGMTGSAQAADVNVAKNAGFESGLANWSCTGGTATTVSSPVHGGTSALQATPTGQGTARCTQTVSVKPDSTYTLSSWVQGGYAYLGASGTGTTDVSTWSPGSGSWTQITTSFKTGPNTTSVDVYTHGWYGQAAYLVDDVSVNGPDGGSGPDPEPEVPAPPAGLGVGTTTASSIALSWNAVPGATGYTVYRNGTKATTTTGTSATVTGLAADTEYQFSVSATNAAGESGKSATVSARTAKEGGGEPGPGPAVPKHAVTGYWQNFNNGATVQKLSDVPANYDIIAVSFADATNTPGAVTFNLDTAGLNGYTDDQFRADIKAKQAAGKNVIISVGGEKGTVSVNSDASATNFANSLHALIQEYGFNGVDIDLENGLNSTYMTKALRSLSQKVGPGLVITMAPQTIDMQSTAGEYFKTALNIKDILTVVNMQYYNSGAMLGCDGKVYSQGSVDFLTALACIQLEGGLAPSQVGLGVPASPSAAGGGYVSPSVVNAALDCLASGTNCGSFKPSKTYPDIRGAMTWSTAWDAKSGNAWSNAVGPHVHGLP from the coding sequence ATCCGCAGGCGTTACAACCGCCCGTTCGCCGGCATCGCGACGGCCGTCCTCGCGGCCGGTGCGCTGACCGCCACGGGCATGACCGGCAGCGCCCAGGCCGCCGACGTCAACGTCGCCAAGAACGCGGGCTTCGAGTCCGGGCTCGCCAACTGGTCCTGTACCGGCGGCACCGCCACCACCGTCTCCTCCCCGGTGCACGGCGGCACCTCCGCGCTCCAGGCCACCCCGACCGGCCAGGGCACCGCCCGGTGCACCCAGACCGTGTCCGTGAAGCCCGACTCGACGTACACGCTCAGCTCCTGGGTGCAGGGCGGTTACGCGTACCTCGGAGCGAGCGGCACCGGAACCACCGACGTGTCCACCTGGTCCCCCGGCTCCGGCAGCTGGACCCAGATCACCACCAGTTTCAAGACCGGCCCGAACACCACGTCGGTCGACGTCTACACGCACGGCTGGTACGGCCAGGCCGCCTATCTGGTGGACGACGTGTCCGTCAACGGCCCCGACGGCGGCAGCGGCCCCGACCCCGAACCCGAGGTTCCCGCACCGCCCGCCGGTCTCGGCGTCGGCACGACCACGGCCTCCTCCATCGCCCTGTCCTGGAACGCGGTGCCCGGCGCGACCGGCTACACCGTCTACCGCAACGGCACGAAGGCGACCACGACCACCGGGACCTCGGCGACGGTCACGGGACTGGCCGCCGACACCGAGTACCAGTTCTCGGTGAGCGCCACCAACGCGGCCGGCGAGTCCGGCAAGTCCGCCACGGTCAGCGCCCGCACCGCCAAGGAGGGCGGCGGCGAGCCCGGCCCCGGCCCCGCGGTGCCCAAGCACGCGGTGACCGGTTACTGGCAGAACTTCAACAACGGCGCGACCGTGCAGAAGCTCAGCGACGTGCCCGCGAACTACGACATCATCGCGGTCTCCTTCGCCGACGCCACGAACACCCCGGGCGCCGTCACCTTCAACCTGGACACCGCCGGGCTGAACGGCTACACCGACGACCAGTTCAGGGCCGACATCAAGGCGAAGCAGGCGGCCGGGAAGAACGTCATCATCTCGGTCGGCGGCGAGAAGGGCACCGTCTCCGTCAACAGCGACGCCTCGGCGACCAACTTCGCCAACTCGCTCCACGCGCTGATCCAGGAGTACGGCTTCAACGGCGTCGACATCGACCTGGAGAACGGCCTCAACTCCACGTACATGACGAAGGCGCTGCGCTCCCTGTCGCAGAAGGTGGGCCCCGGCCTCGTCATCACCATGGCCCCGCAGACCATCGACATGCAGTCGACCGCGGGCGAGTACTTCAAGACGGCGCTCAACATCAAGGACATCCTGACCGTCGTCAACATGCAGTACTACAACAGCGGTGCGATGCTCGGCTGTGACGGCAAGGTCTACTCGCAGGGCTCGGTGGACTTCCTCACCGCGCTCGCCTGCATCCAGCTGGAGGGCGGCCTCGCCCCGTCGCAGGTCGGTCTCGGTGTCCCCGCCTCGCCGAGCGCCGCGGGCGGCGGCTACGTCTCCCCGTCGGTGGTGAACGCGGCCCTGGACTGCCTGGCCTCCGGCACCAACTGCGGTTCCTTCAAGCCCTCGAAGACGTACCCGGACATCCGCGGTGCGATGACCTGGTCGACCGCCTGGGACGCCAAGTCGGGCAACGCCTGGTCGAACGCGGTGGGCCCGCACGTGCACGGCCTGCCGTAG
- the cpaB gene encoding Flp pilus assembly protein CpaB, translated as MNSRQRRGVILLLLSVLCAFGAFAGVLSVISDVNSKVGPEVSAYQLKSDVAPYTALSAGQFEKISMPKRWLSTNAVTDLSEVNGKIAVTQLRKGSLLQSDMMQRRPELQPGEQEIAIMIDAATGVAGKITPGATVNIYATFAGERDGDPSQSKVIVSNAKVLDVGKLTALEPRTDGTKSNMGTEAVPITFALNTLDTQRIAYAESFAEHVRLALLASGSDSTIRPGDRTYTLNKDK; from the coding sequence ATGAACTCCCGTCAGCGCCGCGGCGTGATACTCCTGCTCTTGTCGGTTCTGTGCGCCTTCGGCGCCTTCGCCGGCGTGCTCTCGGTCATCAGCGATGTCAACTCCAAGGTCGGGCCGGAGGTCTCGGCCTACCAGCTGAAGTCCGACGTGGCCCCCTACACCGCCCTGTCCGCCGGACAGTTCGAGAAGATCTCGATGCCCAAGCGCTGGCTGTCCACCAACGCGGTGACGGACCTCTCCGAGGTCAACGGCAAGATCGCCGTCACCCAGCTGCGCAAGGGCTCGCTGCTCCAGTCCGACATGATGCAGCGGCGCCCCGAACTGCAACCCGGGGAGCAGGAGATCGCCATCATGATCGACGCCGCGACCGGGGTCGCGGGCAAGATCACCCCCGGCGCCACCGTCAACATCTACGCCACCTTCGCCGGTGAGCGCGACGGCGACCCCTCCCAGTCGAAGGTCATCGTCTCCAACGCCAAGGTGCTGGACGTCGGCAAGCTGACCGCCCTGGAGCCCCGCACCGATGGCACCAAGTCCAACATGGGCACCGAGGCCGTTCCGATCACCTTCGCGCTCAACACGCTCGACACCCAGCGCATCGCCTACGCCGAGTCCTTCGCGGAGCACGTACGCCTCGCGCTCCTGGCCTCCGGCAGCGACAGCACCATCCGCCCCGGCGACCGCACCTACACGCTCAACAAGGACAAGTGA
- a CDS encoding AAA family ATPase: protein MTTRILPAVGDVDAARSVSTLLSQLPEAEPAAPVSDSTQLIDTLARLAGESLDDLPEVVLVHERIGPVPALELIREVSLRFPAIGVVLITADVTPGLFSSAMESGARGVVTLPLSYEELANRVQSAAQWSVGVRRHLSTGNDVFTGPGGTVITVSGAKGGVGATITAVQLALAAQASGRTVALVDMDLQAGDIGSYLDVQFRRSIVDLSTITDISPRVLADAVFSHDTGLSLLLAPNEGESAEEVTDRSARQIVSALRSRNEVVVIDCGSQLNGANAAAIEMADTSLLVTTPDVIAVRGAKRAVRMWDRLQIRKAEETVTLVNRFIRNTEIQPQLIEKITGTRTADTAIPANFKELQSVVDAGRLHELDSKSTVKQALWALAGELGIVKVPEKAEKNGAKSNAKFKNDRGSIGRRRGSDSRNRATT, encoded by the coding sequence ATGACCACGAGGATCCTCCCGGCCGTCGGTGACGTCGACGCGGCCAGATCCGTCAGCACCCTGCTCAGCCAGCTCCCCGAGGCGGAGCCGGCCGCACCGGTCAGTGATTCGACGCAGCTCATCGACACCCTCGCCCGGCTCGCCGGCGAATCGCTCGACGACCTGCCCGAGGTCGTCCTGGTCCACGAGCGGATCGGGCCGGTGCCGGCCCTGGAACTGATCCGGGAGGTCTCCCTCCGCTTCCCCGCCATCGGGGTCGTGCTGATCACCGCCGATGTCACCCCCGGTCTGTTCTCGTCCGCGATGGAGTCGGGCGCGCGAGGCGTCGTCACCCTCCCCCTCAGTTACGAAGAACTGGCCAACAGGGTTCAATCCGCGGCCCAATGGTCCGTCGGGGTGCGCCGTCACCTGTCCACCGGCAACGACGTCTTCACCGGACCCGGCGGTACGGTCATCACCGTCAGCGGCGCCAAGGGCGGCGTGGGCGCCACCATCACCGCCGTGCAACTGGCCCTGGCGGCCCAGGCGTCCGGGCGCACCGTCGCCCTGGTCGACATGGACCTCCAGGCCGGTGACATCGGCTCGTACCTCGACGTGCAGTTCCGGCGTTCCATCGTCGACCTGTCGACGATCACCGACATCTCGCCGCGCGTCCTGGCCGACGCCGTGTTCAGCCACGACACCGGCCTGTCGCTGCTGCTCGCCCCCAACGAGGGGGAGAGCGCCGAGGAGGTCACCGACCGCTCGGCCCGGCAGATCGTCAGCGCCCTGCGCTCGCGCAACGAGGTCGTGGTGATCGACTGCGGGAGCCAGCTGAACGGCGCCAACGCGGCGGCCATCGAGATGGCGGACACCTCGCTGCTGGTCACCACCCCCGACGTGATCGCGGTGCGCGGCGCCAAGCGGGCCGTACGGATGTGGGACCGGCTCCAGATCCGCAAGGCGGAGGAGACGGTCACCCTCGTCAACCGCTTCATCCGCAACACCGAGATCCAGCCGCAGCTGATCGAGAAGATCACCGGCACCAGGACGGCCGACACGGCCATCCCCGCGAACTTCAAGGAACTACAGAGCGTGGTCGACGCGGGTCGACTCCACGAACTCGATTCCAAGAGCACGGTCAAACAGGCCCTCTGGGCCCTTGCGGGAGAGCTGGGCATCGTCAAGGTTCCTGAGAAGGCGGAAAAGAACGGCGCGAAGAGCAACGCGAAGTTCAAGAACGACCGGGGCTCGATCGGGCGCCGGCGCGGCAGCGACTCCCGGAACCGGGCGACGACCTAG